The Marinobacter szutsaonensis sequence GCCCGCATCGCATCAGTCGTTCCAGGCAGTCTGCCGCGGCGTCCGCTTCAGCGTCAGCGTCCTTTTCGTAGCTATGGTATCGGCAGAGGTCCGGCACATACTCCGGGTAGGCCAGCCGGTCCGGGGCCAGGGGCACACACCCGGAGGCCATGGCCTCCAGCATCGACAATCCCTGGAAATCATGCAGAGCTGTGGAGAGAACAATATCCGCCCGGCTGAGCAACCGGTCATAATCACCCCGGCTTTCGAGGAACCCCCACTGTTCTATCCGGTCACCAAACTCCTCACGGATCCGACCGAATGCCGGTGGCTGATTCCTGAAACTTTCGCCGACAACACTGAGCCGGAACGGTACCGAGCGCCTGTCGAGCACCTGCAGGAATTTCAACAGGCGATCCGGTCCTTTGTCGTATTCCCAGCGATGGTTCCAGAGCAGGTGTGGTCGGGCCCAGTTCACACCACGATCATCGGCAAACAGGCGGTCCTCAATTGGTACCGGTATCACCCGGGACTTATCACGCAAAGTTTCGATCAGTCCTTCGGGCACTCTGTCAGGCAGTTTTTGGACGAAAGTATCGACACCGTTCAGGAAACTGTCCCGGTTCCAGCCACTGTTGAACACCACGCAATCGGCAGACAGCGCACTGTAGAGGTTCACCATCTGTGGATCGACACTGCTGTTTTGACCACTTGATACAGGAAAGGCGAACTGGTTTTCGTGCATGTACAGCAGGCAGGGCGTACTGGCCAGGCGCGGGTGCAGACCGCGCAGGGTGGCCAGATCCACCATCGATGTAGCGATAATCAGATCCCAGCGCTCCTGCAGGAGCGGCTCATTCAGCCAGCTCAGAGGATTGCCCCGGATGCGCCAGCGGAAGAACCTCGGAGGCAATGCCAGGCCATGCCAGTGGAAGTCCGGCAACAGTGCCGCCAGGTGCTCACGCCAGCGCTTATGACTGGCGGCGTCGTAACCGGACAGCACTAGTACTCTCGGTTTGGATGTTTCGGGCTTCATCAGGCTCACACCCATTAACCAGACTTAGCGCCAGGTCGCGCTCTGGACAGCGACCACAGCCCGAGCACCGGCCCGGGCACCAGCAACAGAACCACCCAGACATCCAACTGGCCCCATAATCCGCTGGTCAGCCAGATGGCGGGCAGGGTCAGCCCAAACCCGACGGCGTTCATGACGGCGAGTGAGGACCCCACCGATTCCTTGGGCGCTGTCGCCGCAGCCAGGGCCGAGAATTGCGGCGAATCTGCAACCACCGCAATCCCCCAGATAACCAACAACGCGATCAGCAAGACCGGGGCGAGCCCATTCAACCAGGGATACAGAAGGCAGAAAGCCCCTGACACCATCAGCGCCCGCCGGGCCACCCATTCGCTGCCCAGGGTTCGACTGAGCCGGCCGCCACCGACGCAGCCCGCAGCGCCAACGCCGATCACCGCGAACGACAGCCAGGGAACCAATGCTTCGCCCTGCCCGAGGCGCTGGAGTTCCCGGCCAATCAGCAAGGGCGTCAGCGTCCAGAAGGCATAAAGTTCCCACATATGGCCAAAGTAGCCACCAGCCACCGCCCGGAATCTCGGTATGCGCAAGGCCGCCAGTCCCTGGCTGAGAGGCAGCCGGCCACTGCTTTTGGGCAGGTGCGGTCCGTCGCCCAGCAGGAAAACCAGCATCCCGCCGGCCAGTGCGAGACAGGAGGCCGCCATCAGCGGTAGCTCCCACGGCATGCCCAGCGTTGCGCCGCGCATCAGATGCGGCAGAGCGGTACCCAGGGTAAGCATACCCACCAGCCAGGCCAGGGCTGCACCGGCGTACTTCGGGGTCCAGGCAATCACCATTTTCATACCCAGAGGATAAATACCCGCCAGGCAGAGACCGGTAGCGAATCGGAGGATGAAATCCAGGGGTGGCTGCCCGGCTGCAAAGACAAATCCGCCATTAACCAGGGCGCCCAGCAGACTCGACAGGGCAAAGATCCGGCTGGCGCCAAAGCGGTCCGCCAGACCGGTCACC is a genomic window containing:
- a CDS encoding DUF3524 domain-containing protein is translated as MKPETSKPRVLVLSGYDAASHKRWREHLAALLPDFHWHGLALPPRFFRWRIRGNPLSWLNEPLLQERWDLIIATSMVDLATLRGLHPRLASTPCLLYMHENQFAFPVSSGQNSSVDPQMVNLYSALSADCVVFNSGWNRDSFLNGVDTFVQKLPDRVPEGLIETLRDKSRVIPVPIEDRLFADDRGVNWARPHLLWNHRWEYDKGPDRLLKFLQVLDRRSVPFRLSVVGESFRNQPPAFGRIREEFGDRIEQWGFLESRGDYDRLLSRADIVLSTALHDFQGLSMLEAMASGCVPLAPDRLAYPEYVPDLCRYHSYEKDADAEADAAADCLERLMRCGPQPSGPDAWRASVLAGQYQTLFDDLIHAGKSDLTFQSRL
- a CDS encoding MFS transporter; its protein translation is MVDLLKRYPLPVIVLAQLFGTSLWFSINGVWLSLSAQLGLTETDLGRLTLAVQAGFITGTLTIAVTGLADRFGASRIFALSSLLGALVNGGFVFAAGQPPLDFILRFATGLCLAGIYPLGMKMVIAWTPKYAGAALAWLVGMLTLGTALPHLMRGATLGMPWELPLMAASCLALAGGMLVFLLGDGPHLPKSSGRLPLSQGLAALRIPRFRAVAGGYFGHMWELYAFWTLTPLLIGRELQRLGQGEALVPWLSFAVIGVGAAGCVGGGRLSRTLGSEWVARRALMVSGAFCLLYPWLNGLAPVLLIALLVIWGIAVVADSPQFSALAAATAPKESVGSSLAVMNAVGFGLTLPAIWLTSGLWGQLDVWVVLLLVPGPVLGLWSLSRARPGAKSG